CCATCGGCGCCTCGTGGTTCGACATTGACATACCCTGGGATCCGGCTGAGGAGTCACAACGCAACACGAAAAACGACCTGATGCCATTCGCCGAGACGCTGAAAGTGGTTTGGGATTCACCATTTGTACAGACCATGCTACCGCTGTGGTTCCTGGAATGGAGTCCTTCATTGTATTTACGTCGCGCTGGCTGGGCGCAGCGATCCCTCGTCACCCACATTAAAAATGCGCAGGCTGAGACAAGGCAAAGAATCGAGGACATGAAAGATAACGCCGAGGTTCAAGGCCGGCCGAGAAAGTACAGGAACCTCATCGATGCGCTGGTCGATTCCCAGAATGAcgttgagaaggctgagaaggccgagaaggGATACGTGGCGCCCAATGTCGGGCTATCAGACAAGGAAGTCCAAGGCAACATTTTCTCTTTCATGGTGTAAGTTTATAAGGCATTCGACGTTGCATTATATCGTGTATGCTCTGACTAACACATGGCTCACCCAGAACCGGTCACGAAACATCCTCTCATACCCTGACTTGGGTCTTGTCACTGCTCGCCAGGAACACCGATTGGCAAGAAAAGCTATATGCCGAGGTCAGCAAGGTGAATACTCTTCCCCTGGACGAGGACGAAAGCGTGGCCGATGCGAAGCCACTGAAGTATTTCGGCTACGAGGAAATGGCAAACTTCCCTCTGGTCCTTGCAGCTACTATTGAATCACTCCGCATGCGCGATCTGGCCATGCAGATGACGCGCGTGGCCTCCCGCGACACCACGCTTAGCTACACAACGTGGGATGGTGACGCCGCCAACCCATCTGAGGCCAAGGTACACCAACACACCGTTGCCATTCCCAAGGGCACGCGCGTGCACCTCGATACGGCGGCGTTTGGGGTCAACCCGTTCAAGTGGGAAGACCCGCAAACATACAACCCAACACGACACCTTCGCGAGACTGAAGATGTGAACGGCAACAAGAAGGTGACCGTACGTTTATATTCCCCCTCTCCCCTCTCCTCCCTCCGTTCAGACGGAAAAGAAACTTTTGAATCAGGTACTAACATTCCCAACCACGTAGGTCTCATACGAAGACTTCATTGGCTACTCGTCTGGCTCGCGTCAGTGCATTGGCAAACGCTTTGCAGAGGTAACAATGGTGTGCTTCCTGGCACATATGATCATGAACTTCCGCTGGGAGGTCGTGCCCGAGCCGGGCGAGACCCAGGAGCAGGCGAAAGTGAGGGCTTCTACCGGCTCGGAACAGTTCATGTTGACACCTCCAGCGTACGATCTGCGCTTCATCAGGCGCTAAGGCGCCGGCTTGGACTTGCACCTGGTTTGGTTATCCTTATAAAATTGAATGTCACCAAGAGTCACCCTTGTTTTTTCTCATGCAAGGCACTTGTAAAAAAGTGGCcagtggtgttgagggtTTATATAAATACATGCTCGGTGGAGGAGGCTCAGGCCGGAGTATCAAATCTACTATAGAAGAATATTATGTACATTTTTCCAGTCCACAAAGTAAACAGAAGACCCGCCCAGGGGACTGTTGTAACTGCTTATTATGTCTTTAAGCAACTTTAATTGAAGTATGAGGTGCAGGGTCTAAGGATGGCTGCTGGCTACCCTGTACTCGCGGCATGCCGGATCAGGAAATCGACCTCTTCATAAATGCAATTTCCAGAATCACCAATTCGAGTCAGTTAAACGGAGAGATATGATGGACGTTTAAATCTgaaagtaattaattatacATCACAGTACTGTTTCCGTTACTCCCCGCTGTGGATCAAAGACACTGGACACCAGGACAAAGAATCTCAAGAGTGAAAAGCATAAAAAGAGAACTAACTCACGCCAAAATTATTATGTAACCCTTGATCGCTCTGGATTTTGCTATCCTGGCCTGCTTAGCTGCCTTGGAGGTAGGCCAGCAAGAAGATGTTGGCTTAGCAAATTGCAAGCCGTCGGGAGAAAAAGGTATTGTTCCACGAGTATGAGTAGGTGTTGGCAAGTCACTGGCGCTCTGGAGTGTGCTTTCAACCTCTCGGGTTATCGACCGATCTGGATAGGTAGATACCCCCTGTACGGTGTGGGGGCATCTCGAACGGTCCGTCCCTAATAAGTCAACTAAAGATCTCTATAATATCCCCTGCTTTTTTAACACCATGCTGAAAAAGAAATCAGCGATTAGTTACCTAACTTTAGAACCTTTTCCAACCAATCGGACCCCAGGTTAAACTTAGGGTGTCAGTAAGCAGGGGATGTTAGAAAAACCCTGAGTTGACTAAGCCTGGGTCCTGGTTACAAGCCCGTCAGCTGGAACCGGGGCTCAAAAAGGAAACTCTCCTAGTTTCCCGGGGAATTGGCCTCGTCAGCGCGGCCAGCCAACCTGGGCAATCGTCCTGGTCCCCCAGTCTGCAAGTCAGAAGCAGGTGACCTACTCTTTCGGGACTCAGCTCATGCAGGTAGTCAGCTCAGCCAGCCTGGGATTTTAAGGCAGACGCGGCGTTACTAAGAAAACAAAACGTACCTATCTATCCACATGCCACTCGTGCTGCATATGCACGCGCCATATTGTACTCATACTTGTAGGCGCCGAACCTGAATCTTATATTCAGTTCTAGCTTCATAGCTCTCTCTGGTGCGACGAGTATCCTTTTGTCTATCTCAAGACGCTCTTTCATTGTCGCGATTTATCTTGCCACTATTCTTCGCCTCGCCGCCAAGGCTCATCTTAATTGAACTTTCCTCCTCCCCGGCGTGTACGTGTTAATACTTATACTCGCACTAGCAGCCATGGCTGTCGGTAAAGGAACGCCGGCAAACTGTGGGAACAGATTAATTCCCCAGATTTTGGACGACGTCGCCTCTGCTGAGCCTGATCGCATCATTTACTCTTGGGCCAGGTCCTCGGACCTGTCGCAGGGCTTCCGCCATGTATCTGCTCGTGCCTTTACAAAAGCGATCGACAAGACGGCCTGGCTACTTCAGCGGGAGCTAGGAGTGACGTCGGAGATCCGCGCCGTGGGTTATATCGGACCTCGTAAGTTTTTCTCCTAAAAGCGAAGCGCCCTGGGATCGTTAGGGGCTTGTACCGCCATCTCGGCGGCTCTGAGCCCGTGTATTCGAGCCATTTGACTGACGACACAATACCCATGCATCTAGATGATCTCCGACAGATCCTGTTGACATTCGCCTATATCAAAGCCAATTGCGCTGTTCGTTTCTCCCCACATTGAACGTGTGTCCCAAAGCTTCACTCTGTTTGTCTAACATATTCCTACAGGGCTTGTTCCTCTCTCCAAAGAATAGCACCGAGGGCGCTCTAGCCGTTCTCGAGGCGGCAAATTGTAACATCTGGGTCAACCCCGCTGGTGAGAGGCCAACACATCTCGTGAATGACTTTTTACAGCAACGCCCCATGCATGTCATGGAGCTGCCCAAGCTGGATGAGCTTCTTcctgatgatgagagcgaGCTGGAAAATGTGGAGCCGTTTCCTTACACCAAGCGCTGGGAAGATGCGATAAACGACACGTTCTGCATCCTCCATACATCGGGCTCAACCGGCCTGTCGAAGCCCATCTCGTGGACACACGGGCTGATTGGTACTGTGGACGCTGTCCGGATGCTGCCCCCTCATGACGGTATGGAGCCCTGGGCGAAAGGGTGGGATGATGGCGACACGCTATACTCGACATTCCCATTGAGTCACGTAAGAAGCTGTCCCAGTCAATCACGTCTGAATTAGGGCTGACCACGTATTCAAGGGAGCGGGGATTTTGATGGACGTGGTCATATCGCCGCTGTTTGGACTACACTGCGTCCTCGGGCCTCGGGACGTGATACCCAATCTGGAACTCATATCGTCCCTGGCGGACCacatcaagatcgacatcTGGAGCATGATTCCTTCGCTCACTGACGAGCTTGGCGAAGCCCCCGACATCTTGCCAAAACTAAGCAGGTCAAAATTCATCTGCGCTTCGGGAGGTAAGGCATTTGTCCCCAACGTACAGATCTCTACTTCAGTTGTAAGGCACAAGTACTTTATGTCTGAGATACGACGACAAATCACCTTGTGTCAAGGCTTTCCGTTTCCGTCAGTAAGCTAACAGATATGATTACTTTCTAGGACCCGTGAGCAATGTTTTAGGCTCCAAAGTGAACGAGTTTGTTCGTGTTCTGAACCTGACCGGTACGTCGGAAGGTTTGTTTATTGGCAACCTGTGGGTAGACAGACAGGATTGGCACTGGTTTGCCTTTCACCCTTGGTCCGGTTTCGAGTTTAAGATGGTTGAGCCCGGTCTTTACGAACAGTGGATCCATCGCAACGAGCACGCGGAGTTCTTTCAAGGTCTCTTTCATACCTTTCAAGATGTGAACAGTTTCAACTTTAAGGATCTGTATGTTCAGCACCCAACTAAGCCGGGTCTATGGGCGTCTCACGGCCGTAGCGATGACGTTGTGGTGCTTTCGAATGGATACAAGATCTCGCCCCTCGATACGGAGGCCCTCGTCACATCCCACCCAGCTGTTGATGGCTGTCTGATGGTAAGTCCAGAAACCCTTCAGACGTTTGACAACCCGCAGGCAACTAGCCGATCGATAATGCTGATTGATATGCTAACTTATCTCACAGATCGGATCGGGCAAGCCACAAGCCGGCCTCCTTATCGAGCTGAAAGACCCAACCATCAAAAGGGacggtgatgatgctgaagcGCTCTTTAGCAGCATCTGGGCCGTGGTCGAAAGGGCTAACTCCCTCTCTCTGCATAAGGACCAGCTGCACCGAGACTTTATTGCCTTTTCTGAAGCAGGGAAGCCATTCATCCGTACCGACAAGCGCACTATCAAACGTCGGGCTACCATGGCGCTGTACGCCGACTACATCGAGCGTTTCTACCAGTCGCGTGGGGAGGATGACAACGACGCCGAAGTTGCGGCGCTTGGGCTGCTGACAATCGACACAGCATCCTTGGACTCGACCGCCCGCGCGGTTCGGCATATACTGGCTTCGATCGTGCCTGCGGTCAAAGACGCTCCAGTGGATGCTAATCTTTTTACTCTTGGGTTCGACTCTCTGCTTGTGTTCAAGGCTACTAAGGCGGTAGCGGCGGTTACAGACTTGGGAGGCATATTTCTACCAAGAAACTTCTATGCTGGGCCGACAGTTAAGGCGATTACCGCCACTGTCGTGCGATTGGCTGCCGAGCGTAGAGTCACGACAGCAAATGGCACTATTACCTCGCCGTCGAccgagcagcagcaacaggaTGCACAGGAAGCCAAGATCAGAGCACTGATGAACCGACACAAGGCTCTTCTATCCTCCAAGCTGGGCCCAATGGACCTCTTCGGCGGAAATATGTATGAGGGGATTAATGTTTTCATTCCCCTCTGTCCAAGCGTCTCGTTCGAGCAGGCGTACAAAGTGCTCCAGCGAGGTCTGGTTCGCGCCATGGAGATTGTGCCGGCTCTCGCGGGCAAAGTGATACCCTGTTCGGAGCACGAGATTGGATACAAGAAGGGAGATGTTCGCATCAGTCTGCCTCCACTGCCCTCAACGGCCTTGGGTACCTCTCCCTCCGACGAGCCAAAACAATTGCGCTTCCGCGACCTCTCGTCCCTCGTGCCATCCTACGCTGAGCAGCGCGCCTCTGGATTCTTGACTTCGGCTTACCCTGACGAGCTCCTGACTACGTGTCCCTCTTTTCCCGACCTGCCCACGGATGTGCTCAACGTACAGGCCAATTTCGTCGAGGGCGGCTGCGTGCTGGCCTTTAAcgttcatcatcatgcgTTTGATGGCATTGGCATGTTGATCGCGCTGACGGTATGGGCAGAATGCTGCCGGTTCGTCCAAGGCGATCAGTCTGCGACTTCCGAGTGGCTGCACCCAGAGAGTCTCAATCGTGACATGCTATCTATCTTGTATGAGCTGGAGGGGTTCGCGAAGCCGGCGTCTGAGGTCGACCCAAGAGTTTGGGGTTTCTTGCCATATGCCGATCCGGCGCTGAAGCGCAAGCAGcaggagaaagaggaagacaCAGACATGACAGAGGCAGCCGCGGTCAACGGACATGTCACTGAGCCCAACATTAAGAGGGCCCGTTTGTCTCGCCATCTGCCTAAGCCGCCTCGCCTCCCCAACTGTGAGCATTGGCCGCCCGCGCCGCGGGCGGATGGTCGAACGTTGGCGGCGTCGACCTTCGTCATCTCggccgagaagcttgagagaCTCCAGAAGAGTGTCGAGCTTGCCGAAGCTGCGGATCCGGAAAGTCAAAGTCTTAGCAAGGAGTCGGGGTCGCTATCTCTCGGCGATGTGTTgcaagccttcttctggcgCGCCGCCGTCCGGGCCCGTCGACGTGCCGAGGACTCCTCCCCTGATGACATGTCCATCATCGAGATGCCCACTGACGTCCGGCCCTACTTCAGTTCGCACCTCCCGCCAACATACATGGCCAACTGTGTCATTATGAACCGGCAGCACATGTCCATCTCGGAGCTCTGCTCTTCTCAGACATCCCTTTACAAAATTGCCCAAATCTGCCGCGAAGCGCGTACTCGAGTCGATCAAGAGCTTGTCCACGATGCCTTCAGTCTACTACATACAATTCAAGATAACAGCCCAGGAAACCATACGACGGCGTTCCTAGGCCAGGGCATCCAGGACGGCCCACACTCGCTCTTCAATAACATGATGCTCTTCCAAGCTAGCGATATTGGGCCTTTCGGTGGTGATATTTTTGAAGCGCCCGAGGCAGTGAGGGTTCAGATGGATTGGCTGAATAAAGCGTTCAGGAGTCTCTTCATTTTGCCGATGAGAAAGGATGGCGGTGTCGAGTTGCTGCTGGGGACCTTACCTGAGGAACTGGATGCGATGAAGAATGATCACGAGTTTATGCAGTTTGCTGAGTTTCTGGGATAgggaaaggaaaggaaagatGGGAGGGAATGCATAGATAGGATGGTCTGGTCCCTTGGAGATAGTGCTTTGTAAATCTCAATGATCTTCTGCTATAGTACTATTTTGTCTCATgttattttcttttattttgCTTGCTCAAAGCGcatttttggtgttgattaCACTTTTTCCATCTACGGCTAGAAAATCCATTACCATGATGACGCTCTGCCGTGCCCTGCAATCAGCGCTGTTTGTGCTACCAACAAACAAGTGCACATTGAGGATAGACCACACACGTCGCTGGAATAGATGCGGGGAGAGAAAAGCCCCCGGGTACTCGTAGGACTTCGCAACCGAGAGAGTTGATTCCACGTCCGGTGTAAGCGACATGTCCATATCCAGTTCGTCTCCAAAGGGAAATTCTCCTAGCGCACACATTAGCCGAGCCAGTTGCCTAACTGGGCAATGGTCCTGTGGGGAGTTGCGGAACCTGTCAGCGGGATTGTCATCCTTGCAAGGCCTAGCTCCGAGCCCTCACAGCCCCAAAAGATTGGGACAGTTTCCGGTCGGAGGTGGTTCATTTTAGAGCAGGACTTGGGATGACTAACGGCATGTTCCCAGTCACAAGATTTAGGACGTATTTAACACCTTTTCACACATCTCGTCGAGTTTCACAACTCACTGTCTTTGTTACATTGTCCGAAAggtctttctttctttgccTTGATCAATCAAAGGTGAGCAGTCACAAATCTCCCTTGACGGAGGAATTCTCATAATCATGTCGACTTGCTAAAACTCTTCATGATCCTGCAGGCAATGGATCTCAGCAAATACATCACCCCGCTACTTGCGGGACAGTATCCTTTGGGAGGAGCTGTGCTTGTCGCCGTCGTCGCATTCGTGCTTCTGATGCTGATCGCGCCGAAAGACAGTATCCCTGTTATCAATAAATATCCTAACGACTGGTTCTTGAGCAAGGCTCATATGGCCTTTATCACTAATGCTGATGCCCTCATCAAACAGGGGTTTGCCAAGGTGCGCGaaagctcttcttccatggctAATGGAGAAAAGGAGTGCTGACAAAAAGAAACCAGTTTAATAAGCCTTTCCGCATGATCACACTCCTGGGAGATAGAATAGTCCTCCCTGCCGACCATTTCGAGTGGATGAGACGCCATGGTCCCCATCTTGATCACCAACCGCTGGTGTCCAAGGTACGAACGCTTGCCTTCTAGGCCGCTCCATTGAACATTGACTGAACTGCTTGTATAGGATTTCTTTGCAGGTTATCCTGGATTTGATGGCACGGCAGCCATATCGGACCCGTCTAAACTTTTGGCCAACgttatcaagaagaagctcgtTCAAAACCCTCGTGAGCCCGACCATTTCCCTTCGCATTGATGTAATCATGCTGACTCGAGGCTTTCTAGATGTTAGCAAGCTACACAATAATGTGCGAAAAGACTTACTGGCAGCTTGGCCCGAACAAAGTGACGGTACGTGTGGCATATATTCAGCATCTACCCGTCCTGTGATCCATGCGCATCAACTAATGGCCAAGCTAGATTGGAAAGCAGTCGACTGGGCCAAGGATGGTGTCAGCCTTATCAGCCGGATGTCCGCGTCGGTATTTGTTGGCGAGGAGCTGTCGCGCGACGAGACATGGCAGCAGGTCAGTACTAACTACGGTATGACCGTGTTCCTTGCGGCTCGCGCGTTGCGAGCATGGCCGCGATTGCTGAGACCTATTGTACAATGGTTCCTCCCGGCTTGCAAGAGTTGCAGAGCAGAAGTCCAGCGCGCCCGCGAAGTCTTGCACAAGAACCTCGCTAAGAGGGCGGCCGAAGACAAAGAGCACGACGATTCCATTAGCTGGTTTGGCGAGATTGCGGGCGGTAAGAGCTATGATCCTGTCGCCGCCCAGCTTGGAATGTCTATGGCTGCTGTGGTGACTACCTCGGAGCTATTGAAGCAGACGATCATTGAGATATGCGCCCACGACCTGGTTGCTCCCCTCCGAGAGGAGGTGGAAGCCGTGGTTGCCGAGCATGGATGGTCTCCTGCTGCGCTGACCAATATGCGCTTGCTCGATAGCGTCATCAAGGAGACACAGAGATTGAACTCTGCAGTTATAGGTAGGTCGATAAGACGCCCGCCCCAGCATTATAGATCAACGCATTAACATATTATAGTCAATCTCGACCGTCAGGTCCTATCGCCGGTCACCCTACCTAACGGCCAGTACCTACCCAAAGGGACAGCTATCTCAATCTACATGTCGCAGCTCCGGAACCCCGAGGTATATGATAACCCAGACACCTTCGATGCATACCGCTATGTGAAGCTTCGTGCGCAGGGTGGGAAGTGGATCTATGCTAGCTCGGCTACTTCCACGAGTGAGGATCATTTCGTGTTTGGTATTGGTAAACCTATTTGCCCAGGGCGATTTTTTGCTATCGCCGAGGTGAAGACAGCTATTGCTACCATCTTACTAGACTATGAAGTGCGGCTAGCTGAGGGATACAAACCGAAGCTGATGCCATTTGGCTTTGAGCTGTTCGCCGATCCGGGAGTCCAATTGGAGGTCAAGCGGAGATCATAGATTTTAGTAGAAGGCATAAAACACAGAACTTGGATATTGCTACGATTTGTTGCCTCGGATCCTAGGATATTATTCTGACTTTGCTCATGTAGCTTCCTCGTGATGCTCAAATTATCACCCGCCGAGTATGCCCTGCACTCTCTTCCAGCCCTGAGCCAGCACTCGATATAGACTGTAGCACAAGTTCAGCGGCTTGTTTGTCTTGGTAAAATCCAGAAGCCAATGACAGTCTTGGTCGCTGATTTAGACCCGAGATCGAAGAAAGAGGGGGTGTTTGCTGTCGAAACAGAAGACCTGGGGGCACTGATACTTTCTTGCATACCTACCAGGAGTCgcctcagcttcagctttaTTGAGTTACTATCGAATTTTTTATGTGACCGGGCCGCCTGGATCAGGCTGCTTGGTCGCTGTACTTAGGTGAAATCGGCCAGGACATGGATACGTCTAAAAGCAAAGATCCTTTACTGGATAATGCGAGGTAGTGAGAAAGACACCGTTGATTTTGTTCCACTAGTTCTTCACAAGCAATAGATAGTGGTTGGCCAGGCCCCTCAGGGTAAGAAAAATGAATTGGATGCGGAAAAATATAAATCACCAGGATGTGACTCCGGCGTCATTCAGTGCAGTACCGCATTCAAACCAGAAGCAATTCATCAACATATATGGAAAACATGCCCAGTCCCTGTCTGACAACTTGTTGGAGAGACGGGCTTAAGAACGGTCGCAGAGGCGGGATCAAAATCACAGCTGGGCCTTCTCTAGAAGAGGCTCGTGAGAATTAGATATCTCCATTACAATACGTAAAGTAGGATAAGAAACACTACATACCTTTACAATATCTAAAGTATCTCAACCACGGTTATTCAATTCTTAAAACAGATGCAAAGTGATCAGGCAGCGCTACAAATGTCTCATGGCAAAGAGCCCCAAAGTAGGCAGAGCTGAAACGGTAATCATTGCTAACCCCTCATATTACACAAACCACCATTGTAGCACTACAAAATGTCTTGAGTGACGGCTTCGGTGGAATCCGCGATCTCAAGTCTCCCTATAGGGAACTACGTTGATGGAATTTCCAAAAAGCTGTTATACCCAGCATTAGGAATGAATCAGTCCACTGCTGGTTTCCCGTCCGGGCTTGGGCGATCAAGCGACATACCTGCAACGTTGGACAACGTCGCTCTCAGTTTGACGAAGTGGATAGGAGATCGAGAGCTAGAGGTAAGCCTGATGGTCGGAAATGCCACAAGCATGGTAATCGTTACACGTTTGCGATGGAATTACTTATGGTTTCCTGGCGCAAGTCTCATAGCCGGAATGATGTTTGCGGTTCTGTGTATGTGAGAGACgcagaagttgaagaagccggcACTGAAAGATAGCATACTGGCGACTTTGGCATATGCGCCGGATGAAGACTTGCGGTTATGTCTGAAACAAGCTGCTGCCACTGAAAGATTACAGGAGGTTGGAAGAAAGTTAGAAGTGCGCTGGGAGTAAGATGGTGAATTTGGCTAGttgaaggaaaagaaggataaTCAGCCGACCGTTTGATGAACGAACTAATAGATgtaaagacgaagacgaagataAACGATTATGTTATGATACTTAGATACATTCTGTCTACTTCGAGTCTGGGAGCTCCAGGATGACGCGTCGATACCTTCGGATCGGATATGAGCCTTTGTTGTTGGTAACCTGAAGGATAACATGCCATTCCTTATCGACCGAACTGGGCTGCTCCTCTTCCCAACTAGTCAAGTTTGTCGATATCCTGACCTTTGGCCCCAATACCACGTTACTGAAACCTGCTTCATTCACAGCGAGTGTGCCGTTTGTTCCAGCTGGCGGCGACAGTGCATCAACGGAGAAGAAGTTCGCCGCAAGACTGGTCAGCATTGGCGATGCACACTCCGCATAAGAGTACCACTCGAAGTCAAGCCCAGATGAGCCGTCTTGACTATCGGTATCAATGGTATTGCTGGCATCCAAGAAAATGGCGTCCCTTAGGCCAACCTTGAATCGCAGGGGCTCACTGCCCATGGATCcgttgacgttgatgctCGGCGGGTGAGCGCCCTCTTCAAAGCTATCGACCAGAGTCCACTGCATACGAGCAGCAAAGTCGTCTTGGTACGCATCGCGCCAGCGCCAAATAGTAGCATAAGGACTGAACCAACTTTGAcccttggtgttgatcaaAGCATCCCCGGATGTGCCATACTCGTTAATGTCAGTGTCTTCCGTGACACGAGTATATCGACCTCCCCAGCCTCCATATTCTGGTCGACCAGGGACGTTCAGACCATTCTGGATGTTCCAAATAAAGCTGGGACTATCTCCCTCCATTGTGTAAATAATCTTAGGGTACTCCGCTCCAAGAGGACCCAGACGAATGTTGGGGGTAAGCCAACCGTCTGTCACTTTTGTTGTGTTGGCTGCGCCATTGTCGGCAGTAGATATACCAGTCCATGTCCCAAGTCTATATTCGCGGTAACCGTGTAcattgacgatgaagaagacatctGGCCATTTGACGCGAATGTAAGCACCGGTATCATCCTGGTCCGAGATGGAGTAAACCCTTAGTCGAGATCGAAGGTCGACAGCTTCTTCCCtgctctttgtcttttcAATGTGCTGCAGCGCTTGAGCTAAAGTGTTGGCTCCGCCCCAAAGACTAACATGGAGTGGTTCTTTGGACTCTTGAAGACGCTTTACGAGGAGTTTGGCGCCGTCGCTGATGGGCTCCTTGAGGGCCGCTCGTCCATATGACTGATCGGATTAGCTTGCGAGACTATTTAGACTGCCGGAAAACTCACGCGAGGTCCGGATGAAATTTGCTTCAATAGCTCCTCGGGTTTCGGATATTGATTGTCGGGGTGAACATGCTGGTTCAGCTTATCAACAACCTTAGCATaggccttgatgatc
Above is a window of Fusarium oxysporum Fo47 chromosome XII, complete sequence DNA encoding:
- a CDS encoding cytochrome P450; this translates as MASPLLLIGAIGLPIIILLQWFVTYARTVLKVRRNGHPAIHSGIMIFESVIRSWYPRVPVLVPMEKFTLKDPFKKFANARSDMIVITEASSPNGVAYLFGSPKIFREIGRNGDIFLKPLEKIRYRMLNTFGLQLASTQNGAQHERHKRVVKAVFNNELMENGWHNMRNMWRALLREEGVYPAAANSETAPIVRDMKSTMLKVTLGAIGASWFDIDIPWDPAEESQRNTKNDLMPFAETLKVVWDSPFVQTMLPLWFLEWSPSLYLRRAGWAQRSLVTHIKNAQAETRQRIEDMKDNAEVQGRPRKYRNLIDALVDSQNDVEKAEKAEKGYVAPNVGLSDKEVQGNIFSFMVTGHETSSHTLTWVLSLLARNTDWQEKLYAEVSKVNTLPLDEDESVADAKPLKYFGYEEMANFPLVLAATIESLRMRDLAMQMTRVASRDTTLSYTTWDGDAANPSEAKVHQHTVAIPKGTRVHLDTAAFGVNPFKWEDPQTYNPTRHLRETEDVNGNKKVTVSYEDFIGYSSGSRQCIGKRFAEVTMVCFLAHMIMNFRWEVVPEPGETQEQAKVRASTGSEQFMLTPPAYDLRFIRR
- a CDS encoding cytochrome P450 codes for the protein MILQAMDLSKYITPLLAGQYPLGGAVLVAVVAFVLLMLIAPKDSIPVINKYPNDWFLSKAHMAFITNADALIKQGFAKFNKPFRMITLLGDRIVLPADHFEWMRRHGPHLDHQPLVSKDFFAGYPGFDGTAAISDPSKLLANVIKKKLVQNPHVSKLHNNVRKDLLAAWPEQSDDWKAVDWAKDGVSLISRMSASVFVGEELSRDETWQQVSTNYGMTVFLAARALRAWPRLLRPIVQWFLPACKSCRAEVQRAREVLHKNLAKRAAEDKEHDDSISWFGEIAGGKSYDPVAAQLGMSMAAVVTTSELLKQTIIEICAHDLVAPLREEVEAVVAEHGWSPAALTNMRLLDSVIKETQRLNSAVIVNLDRQVLSPVTLPNGQYLPKGTAISIYMSQLRNPEVYDNPDTFDAYRYVKLRAQGGKWIYASSATSTSEDHFVFGIGKPICPGRFFAIAEVKTAIATILLDYEVRLAEGYKPKLMPFGFELFADPGVQLEVKRRS
- a CDS encoding uncharacterized protein (of unknown function-domain containing protein) — its product is MALFFTHLLSVVLWLQSCFVLAVPQQHGSADLSTLLKVSRVRTFILTDILNEPDDSMSMVRYLLYSNEFDTRGLVAVTSWSLRNDTHPSEIKKIIKAYAKVVDKLNQHVHPDNQYPKPEELLKQISSGPRSYGRAALKEPISDGAKLLVKRLQESKEPLHVSLWGGANTLAQALQHIEKTKSREEAVDLRSRLRVYSISDQDDTGAYIRVKWPDVFFIVNVHGYREYRLGTWTGISTADNGAANTTKVTDGWLTPNIRLGPLGAEYPKIIYTMEGDSPSFIWNIQNGLNVPGRPEYGGWGGRYTRVTEDTDINEYGTSGDALINTKGQSWFSPYATIWRWRDAYQDDFAARMQWTLVDSFEEGAHPPSINVNGSMGSEPLRFKVGLRDAIFLDASNTIDTDSQDGSSGLDFEWYSYAECASPMLTSLAANFFSVDALSPPAGTNGTLAVNEAGFSNVVLGPKVRISTNLTSWEEEQPSSVDKEWHVILQVTNNKGSYPIRRYRRVILELPDSK